In one Streptomyces sp. T12 genomic region, the following are encoded:
- a CDS encoding pirin family protein, whose protein sequence is MPAVTVENPLTLPRVAAPAEAVARPVLAVTTAPSGFEGEGFPVRRAFAGINYRHLDPFIMMDQMGEVDYAPGEPKGTPWHPHRGFETVTYIIDGIFDHQDSNGGGGTITNGDTQWMTAGSGLLHIEAPPESLVMSGGLFHGLQLWVNLPARDKMMAPRYQDIRGGHVQLLTTPDGGALLRVIAGELDGHQGPGVTHTPITMIHATLAPGAEITLPWREDFNGLAYVLAGRGSVGAERRPVQLGQTAVFGSGGSLTVRADEKQDSHTPDLEVVLLGGQPIREPMAHYGPFVMNTREELQQAFEDFQKGRLGTIPAVHGMSESGPDQL, encoded by the coding sequence ATGCCTGCAGTGACCGTCGAGAACCCGCTGACGCTGCCGCGCGTCGCCGCGCCCGCGGAGGCAGTGGCCCGTCCCGTGCTCGCCGTCACGACCGCGCCGAGCGGTTTCGAGGGCGAGGGCTTCCCGGTGCGCCGTGCGTTCGCCGGGATCAACTACCGCCACCTGGACCCGTTCATCATGATGGACCAGATGGGCGAGGTGGACTACGCGCCGGGCGAGCCCAAGGGCACCCCCTGGCACCCGCACCGCGGCTTCGAGACCGTCACGTACATCATCGACGGGATCTTCGACCACCAGGACAGCAACGGCGGCGGTGGCACCATCACCAACGGCGACACGCAGTGGATGACCGCGGGCAGCGGTCTCCTCCACATCGAGGCTCCGCCGGAGTCCCTCGTCATGTCCGGCGGTCTCTTCCACGGCCTGCAGCTGTGGGTGAACCTCCCGGCCAGGGACAAGATGATGGCGCCTCGCTACCAGGACATCCGCGGCGGCCACGTCCAGCTGCTCACCACCCCCGACGGCGGCGCGCTGCTGCGCGTCATCGCGGGCGAGCTGGACGGCCACCAGGGCCCCGGTGTCACCCACACCCCGATCACGATGATCCACGCGACCCTCGCCCCGGGCGCGGAGATCACCCTGCCGTGGCGCGAGGACTTCAACGGCCTCGCGTACGTGCTCGCGGGCCGCGGCTCGGTGGGTGCGGAGCGCCGTCCCGTCCAGCTGGGCCAGACGGCGGTCTTCGGCAGCGGTGGCTCCCTGACCGTGCGCGCGGACGAGAAGCAGGACTCCCACACGCCGGACCTGGAGGTCGTCCTCCTGGGCGGACAGCCGATCCGTGAGCCGATGGCCCACTACGGCCCGTTCGTGATGAACACGCGGGAAGAGCTCCAGCAGGCCTTCGAGGACTTCCAGAAGGGCAGGCTGGGGACGATCCCAGCCGTGCACGGGATGTCGGAGAGCGGCCCCGACCAGCTCTAG
- a CDS encoding AI-2E family transporter: MQAPTPLLPDPVRRLAAWCVVVLLVAGVVYVGIRLAVEFRTAVVPVLLALLGTALLGPLHRRLVKAKVNRSVAAGLTCVAVVAVVGGAVYIVVAAIVDTGDQILAALKQAAQDLAEHFGAAGTSLDDVASNAKELLTDFGGTAASGVISGVSVVAETIAMAVLALLLVFFFLRDSDRAAGALRSVVPGGAGEVMEAMARRAFQGVEGFMRGTTFIALIDALCITVGLLVLDVPGAVGLGALVFVGAYIPYLGAFLSGAVAVLVALADRGFVIALWVLAVVLAVQVLEGHVLTPMIQSRTVQMHPAAVMVAITAGASVAGVLGMLLAVPLTAAAFGVVHELQDRYASPEPPEPSEPPEPSAPPDPSAPSDS; this comes from the coding sequence GTGCAGGCCCCCACCCCGCTGCTCCCCGACCCCGTCCGGCGGCTCGCCGCCTGGTGTGTCGTCGTGCTGTTGGTCGCCGGGGTCGTCTACGTCGGGATCCGGCTGGCCGTGGAGTTCCGTACGGCCGTCGTGCCCGTGTTGCTCGCGCTGCTCGGGACGGCGTTGCTCGGGCCCCTGCACCGGCGGCTGGTGAAGGCCAAGGTGAACCGGTCCGTCGCCGCCGGGCTCACCTGCGTGGCCGTCGTGGCCGTCGTCGGCGGGGCCGTGTACATCGTCGTCGCCGCGATCGTCGACACCGGCGACCAGATCCTCGCCGCGCTCAAGCAGGCGGCCCAGGATCTCGCCGAGCACTTCGGGGCCGCCGGGACCTCGCTGGACGACGTCGCCTCCAACGCCAAGGAGTTGCTCACCGACTTCGGGGGGACCGCCGCCTCCGGGGTCATCAGCGGGGTGAGTGTCGTCGCGGAGACCATCGCCATGGCGGTGCTCGCCCTGCTGCTCGTCTTCTTCTTCCTGCGGGACTCCGACCGGGCCGCCGGCGCCTTGCGGTCCGTCGTCCCGGGCGGGGCCGGGGAGGTCATGGAGGCCATGGCCCGGCGGGCGTTCCAGGGCGTGGAAGGGTTCATGAGGGGGACCACCTTCATCGCCCTCATCGACGCCCTCTGCATCACCGTCGGGCTGCTCGTCCTCGACGTCCCGGGCGCGGTCGGGCTCGGGGCGCTCGTCTTCGTCGGGGCCTACATCCCCTACCTGGGCGCGTTCCTCTCGGGGGCGGTCGCGGTGCTGGTCGCGCTCGCCGACCGGGGTTTCGTCATCGCGCTGTGGGTGCTGGCCGTCGTGCTCGCCGTGCAGGTCCTGGAAGGGCATGTGCTGACGCCCATGATCCAGAGCCGGACCGTGCAGATGCACCCGGCCGCCGTCATGGTGGCGATCACCGCAGGGGCGTCCGTGGCCGGAGTCCTCGGCATGCTGCTCGCCGTACCGCTGACCGCCGCCGCCTTCGGCGTCGTACACGAACTGCAGGACCGTTACGCGAGCCCGGAGCCCCCCGAGCCGTCGGAGCCCCCGGAACCGTCCGCGCCCCCCGACCCGTCGGCGCCTTCGGACTCGTAG
- a CDS encoding SpoIIE family protein phosphatase, whose translation MRTGEPLPAVGEVLAALATGLWHWNTATGLVSVDAEAARLLGLPAEQSTLSQAQVRSRLHPVDWNEISGVIQLAVAEGTLGEVRVRIMDERGRVVRVGRSRFHASFDREKRSYEVTGSLQEVTEPTPGAHAGRTAVTGDWRRSREAFLLDAGRALAEARSTAEVLRVAAGLSMPGFSPDGLAVFGVTGDRLTIIGHHGHQPGDEGPFTHMALDTDYPAAEVVRTGRAVYLSSPEKYKDRYPVTWPLAAHFNRQSWAFLPLTVAGRTMGAWMAAFTYPVAFTPDERSVLTTVARMLAQALSRAEAAESARELTDGLQRSMLPKLGPEIPGMSVAARYVPTGGGLQVGGDWYDMIPLPNGRFALVIGDVQGHDVRAAGLMGQLRIALRAYASEGHRPDAVLSRASRFLHGMTFGSLDEDPSELRFATCLYVEVDPTNGLLDIARAGHPDPAIRMTDGTVLARPTAGGLPLGIDPDADYPTTRITLEPGETMLICTDGLIETGGHDLETGWKRIRAILEEHDGDLEALADALVQAVHGPSSHHTTGPLADRREDDIAVLLLCREGEGCGCGAPVTVRPTIRRTMMSVAQAEPERVAVARQQLRELLHDWASEDQVDSAVLLLSEMLTNVLVHTDADALLLAEVRGGPGDRRIRVEVTDTSDDLPHKRRPGELASSGRGLMLIELLAQSWGVDPRGEGKSIWFELYESEGADGSGGADGSGGSDGSGGSGLA comes from the coding sequence ATGCGCACTGGTGAGCCCCTGCCCGCCGTGGGGGAGGTTCTCGCCGCCCTCGCGACCGGGCTGTGGCACTGGAACACCGCCACGGGACTGGTCTCGGTCGACGCGGAGGCGGCACGGCTGCTCGGGCTGCCCGCCGAACAGTCCACCCTCAGCCAGGCCCAGGTGCGCTCCCGCCTGCACCCGGTGGACTGGAACGAGATCAGCGGGGTGATCCAGCTCGCCGTCGCCGAAGGCACGCTCGGCGAGGTGCGGGTGCGGATCATGGACGAGCGGGGCCGGGTCGTCCGCGTCGGCCGCAGCCGCTTCCACGCCTCCTTCGACCGCGAGAAACGGTCGTACGAGGTGACCGGCTCCCTCCAGGAGGTCACCGAGCCGACGCCGGGCGCCCACGCCGGGCGTACGGCGGTCACCGGCGACTGGCGGCGCTCGCGGGAGGCGTTCCTGCTGGACGCGGGCCGGGCGCTGGCCGAGGCCCGGTCCACGGCGGAGGTGCTGCGGGTCGCGGCCGGCCTGTCGATGCCGGGCTTCTCACCGGACGGCCTCGCGGTGTTCGGGGTGACGGGCGACCGCCTGACGATCATCGGCCACCACGGCCACCAGCCCGGCGACGAGGGCCCCTTCACACACATGGCCCTGGACACGGACTACCCGGCCGCCGAGGTCGTCCGCACCGGTCGTGCCGTGTACCTCTCCTCGCCCGAGAAGTACAAGGACCGCTACCCGGTCACCTGGCCGCTCGCCGCGCACTTCAACCGCCAGTCCTGGGCGTTCCTGCCGCTGACCGTGGCCGGCCGCACGATGGGCGCCTGGATGGCGGCCTTCACCTATCCGGTCGCGTTCACTCCCGACGAGCGGTCCGTGCTGACGACGGTGGCCCGGATGCTCGCCCAGGCCCTCTCCCGCGCCGAGGCCGCCGAGTCCGCGCGGGAACTGACGGACGGCCTCCAGCGCTCGATGCTGCCCAAGCTGGGCCCCGAGATACCGGGCATGAGCGTGGCCGCCCGCTACGTCCCGACCGGCGGCGGGCTCCAGGTCGGCGGCGACTGGTACGACATGATCCCGCTGCCCAACGGCCGCTTCGCCCTGGTCATCGGCGACGTCCAGGGCCATGACGTGCGGGCGGCGGGCCTGATGGGCCAGCTCCGCATCGCCCTGCGCGCCTACGCCTCCGAGGGCCACCGCCCCGACGCCGTTCTCTCCCGCGCCTCCCGCTTCCTGCACGGCATGACGTTCGGCTCCCTCGACGAGGACCCGTCCGAGCTGCGCTTCGCGACCTGCCTGTACGTCGAGGTCGACCCCACGAACGGCCTGCTGGACATCGCCCGCGCCGGGCACCCGGACCCGGCGATCCGGATGACCGACGGCACAGTGCTCGCCCGCCCGACGGCCGGCGGCCTCCCGCTCGGCATCGATCCGGACGCCGACTATCCGACGACCAGGATCACCCTGGAACCCGGCGAGACGATGCTGATCTGCACGGACGGCCTGATCGAGACCGGCGGCCACGACCTGGAGACCGGCTGGAAGCGCATCCGCGCGATCCTGGAGGAGCACGACGGCGACCTGGAGGCGCTCGCCGACGCCCTCGTCCAGGCCGTGCACGGCCCGTCCTCCCACCACACCACCGGCCCGCTCGCCGACCGGCGCGAGGACGACATAGCGGTGCTGCTGCTGTGCCGGGAGGGGGAGGGCTGCGGCTGCGGCGCCCCGGTGACCGTCCGGCCGACGATCCGCCGCACCATGATGTCCGTGGCCCAGGCGGAGCCGGAGCGGGTGGCGGTGGCCCGGCAGCAGCTGCGGGAGCTGCTGCACGACTGGGCGTCCGAGGACCAGGTGGACTCGGCGGTGCTGCTCCTCTCCGAGATGCTCACGAACGTCCTCGTCCACACCGACGCCGACGCCCTGCTCCTCGCCGAGGTGCGGGGCGGCCCGGGCGACCGCCGCATCCGCGTCGAGGTGACGGACACCAGCGACGACCTGCCGCACAAGCGCCGCCCCGGGGAACTGGCGTCGTCCGGGCGGGGCCTGATGCTGATCGAGCTGCTGGCTCAGTCGTGGGGAGTGGACCCTCGGGGCGAGGGCAAGAGCATCTGGTTCGAGCTCTACGAGTCCGAAGGCGCCGACGGGTCGGGGGGCGCGGACGGTTCCGGGGGCTCCGACGGCTCGGGGGGCTCCGGGCTCGCGTAA
- a CDS encoding YncE family protein: MRSTSAATALAVLFSSAALTAVSAGTASAVTATVGSPGGIVVSDTLKRVFVGDDANDRIVAADYNGNRVDSVDGIDGIFDLALSDDGGTLYAAARVSHEIVALDAATLDVKARYPVATNTGPVYVEFAGGKVWFSYGDQWDGDLGSVDPAVDPASGADPVALAQLPTEGTGSGLWGQALLDTEPLRPGLLAVGETGDSSGTEAVLDVSSGTPEVTAWHDTSYALNDGVGDIDLVAGSDQVLVNGTDRHAYANGTFAKAGAYPAGQRADIGRSGLVAQISGTKVAVYRPNATQPVRTYSTGTQSAAALAWAPDSSRIFALVNSASGYTLKALTDPTLNVPTLTVNAPASATRAKQLTVTGKISATLPLPSGVQLTVTRTDLESPNGKALAPVTVKADGTYSFTDTPPAGGKVKYAVKYAGDAVHTAATASDTVEVSRNSTSLSLNNNGKLYNYGADVKFTAHLGTTYKNRSVEIWADPFGGDKPNKLIKTGTVNSDGNISALVDMTRDTAVTAVFKGDARYKPKTAKVTAYARVKVSTAVSRHYKTAKIGTKTYYWFHKSTDPLLTTTMTYYPGRQQRFDLQVYYQGTWYSADSEYFPLGANGKSAVTLEAPGESGIKARMRSVYVNGSSGDTVNSTTYGAWKYLYFSN; the protein is encoded by the coding sequence ATGCGCAGCACCTCGGCCGCGACGGCGCTCGCGGTCCTGTTCAGCTCGGCGGCGCTGACCGCCGTATCGGCCGGGACGGCCTCGGCCGTGACCGCCACGGTCGGCTCGCCCGGGGGCATCGTCGTGAGCGACACGCTCAAGCGGGTCTTCGTCGGCGACGACGCGAACGACAGGATCGTCGCCGCCGACTACAACGGCAACCGCGTCGACTCGGTGGACGGCATCGACGGGATCTTCGACCTGGCGCTCTCCGACGACGGCGGCACCCTGTACGCCGCGGCGCGGGTCAGCCACGAGATCGTGGCCCTCGACGCGGCCACCCTCGACGTGAAGGCCCGCTACCCGGTCGCCACCAACACGGGCCCCGTGTACGTCGAGTTCGCCGGCGGCAAGGTCTGGTTCAGCTACGGCGACCAGTGGGACGGCGACCTCGGCTCCGTCGACCCGGCGGTAGACCCGGCGAGCGGTGCCGATCCGGTGGCGCTGGCCCAGCTCCCGACCGAGGGAACGGGGAGCGGACTGTGGGGGCAGGCCCTGCTGGACACCGAGCCGCTGCGGCCGGGCCTTCTGGCCGTCGGCGAGACCGGGGACTCCTCGGGCACCGAGGCCGTCCTCGACGTGTCGAGCGGCACGCCCGAGGTGACCGCCTGGCACGACACCTCGTACGCCCTGAACGACGGCGTCGGGGACATCGACCTCGTCGCGGGCAGCGACCAGGTGCTCGTCAACGGCACCGACCGGCACGCCTACGCGAACGGCACCTTCGCCAAGGCCGGCGCCTACCCGGCGGGCCAGCGGGCCGACATCGGCCGCAGCGGTCTGGTCGCCCAGATCTCCGGCACCAAGGTCGCCGTCTACCGGCCGAACGCCACCCAGCCCGTGCGCACCTACAGCACCGGCACGCAGTCTGCGGCCGCCCTGGCCTGGGCTCCGGACTCCTCCCGGATCTTCGCCCTGGTGAACTCGGCCTCCGGCTACACCCTCAAGGCGCTCACCGACCCGACGCTCAACGTCCCCACCCTCACGGTCAACGCCCCGGCCTCGGCCACCCGCGCCAAGCAGCTGACCGTCACCGGCAAGATCTCGGCGACGCTGCCGCTGCCGAGCGGGGTCCAGCTGACGGTGACCCGCACCGACCTGGAGAGCCCGAACGGCAAGGCACTGGCCCCGGTGACGGTCAAGGCCGACGGCACGTACTCCTTCACGGACACCCCGCCGGCCGGCGGCAAGGTGAAGTACGCGGTGAAGTACGCGGGCGACGCGGTGCACACCGCGGCAACCGCCTCCGACACCGTCGAGGTCTCCCGCAACTCGACCTCGCTCAGCCTGAACAACAACGGCAAGCTGTACAACTACGGCGCCGACGTCAAGTTCACCGCGCACCTGGGGACGACGTACAAGAACCGCTCGGTCGAGATCTGGGCCGACCCCTTCGGCGGCGACAAGCCCAACAAGCTGATCAAGACCGGCACGGTCAACTCCGACGGCAACATCTCCGCCTTGGTCGACATGACCCGGGACACCGCCGTCACCGCGGTCTTCAAGGGCGACGCCCGCTACAAGCCCAAGACGGCGAAGGTCACGGCGTACGCCCGGGTCAAGGTCTCGACCGCCGTCTCCAGGCACTACAAGACGGCGAAGATCGGTACGAAGACCTACTACTGGTTCCACAAGAGCACCGACCCGTTGCTGACCACGACGATGACCTACTACCCGGGCCGCCAGCAGCGCTTCGACCTGCAGGTCTACTACCAGGGCACGTGGTACTCGGCGGACTCGGAGTACTTCCCGCTCGGCGCGAACGGGAAGTCGGCCGTGACCCTCGAGGCGCCCGGTGAGTCGGGCATCAAGGCGCGGATGCGGTCCGTGTACGTCAACGGCTCGTCCGGCGACACGGTGAACTCGACGACGTACGGGGCCTGGAAGTACCTGTACTTCAGTAACTGA
- the aspS gene encoding aspartate--tRNA ligase has product MHRYRSHTCGELRSSDVGTDVRLSGWLHNRRDLGGILFIDLRDHYGITQLVARPGTPAYEALDKLSKESTVRVDGKVVSRGAENINPDLPTGEIEVEVGEVELLGAAAPLPFTINTEDGVNEERRLEYRFLDLRRERMHRNILLRTSVISAIRHKMTALGFNEMATPILSATSPEGARDFVVPSRLNPGKFYALPQAPQQFKQLLMISGFDRYFQIAPCFRDEDARADRSPGEFYQLDVEMSFVEQEDVFQPIEQLMTELFEEFGGGRHVTSPFPRIPFREAMLKYGSDKPDLRAQLELVDITDIFEGSEFKAFAGKHVRALAVPDVSAQPRKFFDQLGDFAVSQGAKGLAWVRVAEDGSLSGPIAKFLTEENVAELTKRLSLAAGHAVFFGAGEFDEVSKIMGAVRVEAAKRAGHFEEGVFRFCWIVDFPMYEKDEETGAIDFSHNPFSMPQGGLEALQTQDPLDILGWQYDIVCNGVELSSGAIRNHEPEIMLKAFEIAGYDRETVEEKFAGMLRAFRFGAPPHGGIAPGVDRIVMLLADEPNIRETIAFPLNGNAQDLMMGAPTELEEARLKELHLSVRKPQPK; this is encoded by the coding sequence ATGCATCGGTACAGGTCCCACACCTGCGGCGAGCTCCGCTCCTCTGACGTCGGCACCGACGTCCGGCTGAGTGGCTGGCTGCACAATCGGCGCGACCTGGGCGGCATCCTCTTCATCGATCTGCGCGACCACTACGGCATCACGCAGCTCGTCGCCCGTCCCGGCACGCCCGCGTACGAGGCCCTCGACAAGCTGTCCAAGGAATCGACCGTCCGCGTCGACGGCAAGGTCGTCTCCCGCGGCGCCGAGAACATCAACCCCGACCTGCCGACCGGCGAGATCGAGGTCGAGGTCGGTGAGGTCGAGCTGCTCGGCGCGGCCGCCCCGCTGCCGTTCACGATCAACACCGAGGACGGGGTCAACGAGGAGCGGCGCCTGGAGTACCGCTTCCTGGACCTGCGCCGCGAGCGCATGCACCGCAACATCCTGCTGCGTACGTCGGTCATCTCGGCGATCCGGCACAAGATGACGGCGCTGGGCTTCAACGAGATGGCCACGCCGATCCTGTCGGCGACCTCCCCCGAGGGCGCCCGCGACTTCGTCGTCCCCTCCCGCCTGAACCCGGGCAAGTTCTACGCCCTGCCGCAGGCGCCGCAGCAGTTCAAGCAGCTGCTGATGATCTCCGGCTTCGACCGCTACTTCCAGATCGCGCCCTGCTTCCGTGACGAGGACGCGCGTGCGGACCGCTCGCCGGGCGAGTTCTACCAGCTCGACGTCGAGATGAGCTTCGTCGAGCAGGAGGACGTCTTCCAGCCGATCGAGCAGCTCATGACGGAGCTGTTCGAGGAGTTCGGGGGCGGCCGCCACGTCACCTCGCCCTTCCCGCGGATCCCGTTCCGCGAGGCGATGCTGAAGTACGGCTCCGACAAGCCGGACCTGCGCGCCCAGCTGGAGCTCGTCGACATCACCGACATCTTCGAGGGCTCGGAGTTCAAGGCCTTCGCCGGCAAGCACGTGCGCGCGCTGGCGGTGCCGGACGTCTCCGCGCAGCCCCGGAAGTTCTTCGACCAGCTCGGTGACTTCGCGGTCTCGCAGGGCGCGAAGGGCCTGGCCTGGGTCCGCGTGGCCGAGGACGGCTCGCTCTCCGGCCCGATCGCGAAGTTCCTCACCGAGGAGAACGTCGCCGAGCTGACCAAGCGCCTCTCGCTGGCCGCCGGTCACGCCGTGTTCTTCGGCGCGGGCGAGTTCGACGAGGTCTCGAAGATCATGGGCGCGGTCCGCGTCGAGGCCGCCAAGCGTGCCGGGCACTTCGAGGAGGGCGTCTTCCGGTTCTGCTGGATCGTCGACTTCCCGATGTACGAGAAGGACGAGGAGACCGGCGCGATCGACTTCTCGCACAACCCCTTCTCGATGCCGCAGGGCGGCCTGGAGGCCCTGCAGACCCAGGACCCGCTGGACATCCTGGGCTGGCAGTACGACATCGTCTGCAACGGCGTCGAGCTGTCCTCGGGCGCGATCCGGAACCACGAGCCCGAGATCATGCTCAAGGCCTTCGAGATCGCGGGCTACGACCGCGAGACCGTCGAGGAGAAGTTCGCGGGCATGCTGCGCGCCTTCCGCTTCGGCGCCCCGCCGCACGGCGGCATCGCGCCCGGCGTGGACCGCATCGTCATGCTCCTCGCCGACGAGCCGAACATCCGCGAGACCATCGCCTTCCCGCTCAACGGCAACGCCCAGGACCTGATGATGGGCGCGCCGACGGAGCTGGAGGAGGCGCGGCTGAAGGAGCTGCACCTGTCGGTGCGCAAGCCGCAGCCGAAGTAG
- a CDS encoding SseB family protein: MYGYDQNVGAQQGYAPPQQPMAGGVGGYGQQPPLYPEPSPPSLADAVRAFTTGQMSAEDFQQVFATSKVYCPRGDNPGFLALHNTQQPVIPMFTSLKELRRYAGKESKYFVITGAEVIDLLPTGYGFVLDMEGEHRMVFDAKAVEQMVEFAMRRMYG, encoded by the coding sequence ATGTACGGCTACGACCAGAACGTCGGTGCACAGCAGGGGTACGCCCCGCCGCAGCAGCCCATGGCCGGCGGCGTCGGCGGGTACGGCCAGCAGCCACCGCTCTACCCCGAGCCGTCCCCGCCCTCGCTCGCGGACGCGGTGCGGGCCTTCACCACCGGGCAGATGTCCGCCGAGGACTTCCAGCAGGTCTTCGCGACGTCGAAGGTCTACTGCCCGCGCGGTGACAACCCCGGCTTCCTCGCCCTGCACAACACCCAGCAGCCGGTGATCCCGATGTTCACCTCGCTCAAGGAGCTGCGGCGGTACGCGGGCAAGGAGTCCAAGTACTTCGTCATCACCGGCGCCGAGGTGATCGACCTGCTGCCGACCGGCTACGGCTTCGTCCTGGACATGGAGGGCGAGCACCGGATGGTGTTCGACGCGAAGGCCGTGGAGCAGATGGTCGAGTTCGCGATGCGCCGGATGTACGGCTAG